From Malaya genurostris strain Urasoe2022 chromosome 2, Malgen_1.1, whole genome shotgun sequence:
tttgaataaaaatgtgtgtgtgaaatacgacgctccatttatgtgcatcttataaaatgtaaaatcattttttagAACTATGCAGATAaatcacatatcaccctgtaactccgaaattcggttcctgatgaaattcaataaaaagctatgggaccataagaccttttatttgaatctaagttggtgaaaatcggttcggccaccTCTGAAAAAGTGATTACGGTGATGGCGataccaaaaacctgttttaatccacctactggtgtaattATGCTTTTATCATACCAATCATACTAGCATATATAGTACtatagtattcttcaaaataattttcttctattctttaaagaataactaaaaacggtttgtttgaacgtctactaataaaaactatcaattggagaaaatttgaggtggaattagaaaattttcgcccttttttcagttatggtataaaatttttaacccactttaccctatatttccggatccggaagtcttcTTGGTTAGGAAATTCATcagaaataaaagaataaagaaCGCATCAGCTGTTTCAACGAATTGTATTTAGCCATAAACTAACAAGACCTGCAAATTGATTTTGCGTATTTTTGCACTGtcactttcaaataaaatattcgtggaaattgaaatatttaacacttatcaccctATTATCCCGGAATCCGTTTTaagattcagataaaattcaattgaaatttcagttaaactgttataatacttttcgtttgaattgaaatttaagcAAATTagcaattattgtgaaaaatttgtcaaatattTTGACACACACCTACACGAACATTTTGCCAACTAGACTAATTCAAATGATATAGGGCAGTTGaatcaatagtcgtctcattagtcaaGACATCACAGTATTTATCCGATTACTCGGTCTTCAGCACACATATGATGCATTCGGAGCCAATATCTTCGCCGAAGCAGCCCTAACAATCAAAATTAGTGTGAAAACGAACTATACTTCTgttatgaaaacgtgaaaatcggagcagaatgcatatattttcttcttattctttgaaccaatgcacagtagggagcaatggatcaaaaacgctACGACTTTTTTGGAGGCAGATGACCACAAAgcattttttggtgtaaaatggtcagtaaaatcgattctacgtacttagaaggaccgcactaaatgctatcatgttcattttacctcaAGGTCCCTTTTGTCGTCGACTAAAAGGCGCCTTTTACAAATTtcccctctgagagagtaataagtttttaatcgtgagtatctcttgttgtatctaacgtatcaacataatttttactacatgccatcagaaatatcatcatcaatttatgataacattttcagttgtatgacataatcacaaataattaaaaattaaagtgttctgaaatttttggtataaaTGAAAGAAAGTCATGACGTCTTTCTCGTATctgggtaggtataaaacgttaatacttgatatatttcgttcagctcaggttcaagaatcaagaattcagttcaatattTCATCAATGGCGTTCAGTATTTAATCCCTTCAAagcagatcgattgcgtcatcctgctgcttatCGTTTGTATTCTAACCAAAGAAGTGGAAAACGATGGGGAATAtaacgcaaaatcagcccttctaatggatttaaatattatctaaagGACTATTAGAAATACTTATCTGGTGaaatacctatgcaaatcagaagtgaatataaccagtttagtgaaggttcacagtttaattgattctaattgataaattttcgcattttttctcgacttttttatttggattttggtagtgacatgttttaatgttcattatatttgcattaatataaatttcaaaatttttcgtattgaataaaaaagttgaACGTATACGTCCTCCTTTTATATCATGAAGAACtatataaattatttcataatattgaactgtatgtcagaacgtttgatgtaactaatccgtacttgagtgcagtgcatcgtttcaaactctagtaaagaaggggaaagcttgcacaattcacataatcgattcactaactgatattcgggagTGTACCAGTTTAATTCCTATtcaagtcatccagttatgtctctgacattacccacccttcTTTTTGTACTGGATTGTAATAAAGTTTAACCATATAACATATCACAGAAGAAGTTTCAGAAGACCGAATAGaatgtttctgatgtaaaaaggtctgacaaatcattggcatatagttttaatgacagcaggaaactcgttgtaccgtttttaatctacaatccagaaccagatccaatacgatctatcaatattggttcacatTACGTAGGAAACTGCAGAAATCCAAGTACATACAATAGGATTGGTAGTACTAGCCCTTTTAATCCGTTTtacaccaatttatttcataaatcgtatcATTGGTTTAAGTTTCTATCGCATTCCGAAAGGAGGCTTattgcggttgattaaaattatatcaatcaaaaaaaaaagaagaactagaaagaacttaaaattaaaatcatgttataccgtttcacaccaatattgataggataaagcatgattcgtgcggtcattgaatctatttgtaatctacttttcatggtattctacaCAATATCAGTAGGTTTTGATCAACCGCAGTAAGCCTTCTTTTGAAatgtgaaagaaagtttaattaaTGGTACGATTTATGGAATCAATTggagtaaaacgggttaaacgagCTAGTATTGTTATTCCCATTGTATGTACTTGAATCACTGAAGTTTCCTAAGTAATATGGACCACTATGGCTAGGTCGCATTGATTCTGCTTCGGGATCGTAAATcagaattgaacttaaaattaagtttgaagGGAAACTGGGGTAGAACGATGTTGCACGATTCATGGGATCATGGAAACTACATGTTAATTCGTTTGTAGGGCTAATTGAAAATTGattgaagaaaatgatttgGAGTAAGACAGAAAGTTTTTTGCGATCTTTCTGACAAACAGCAATCTATTTATAGAACTTATAAAAATGTCAGGAGTACCTTTTCATTAGTCGAATACGTTTTTCAGGGTTTTACAGTTAGTAGGGTAGGAAAAAAGAGAAATTTGGGACAAAACggccatgatagtgaattttgcggctgttctaattgtcatcaatcgattctacggtcaattctacataagataaacctactttgaaaatagtttcaagatttctatgaaattattgagtaaagTCGCGTTTTCATCCTTTTTTCCCACAATGCAATGTATTAATCAAATACAACAGATATCATTATTAGTAATGATCCTAAAATGTTAAATTAGTGGTAAACCTGAGATGATCTAGGGTACAGATACCCTATGAAACTCAACCTCGTTTTAAAAGATGGTTGATGCAATTATTGCATAGCTtttcaaaatgagaaaaacaaaaagcacgTTCCACTATCCATGAAATACAGTATCTATTCATACCCTAACGGCAACGACGAATGGAGCTCAAGCCGGTAGAATCTATCTACAGACAACTTTAttcataaaaatgtcatttaataCATGCTGGGTAcagccacagataacagatatacaggctcacatatgaactgtgtgtaaaatttgctcaatcagcatggcgaacacttgcagatgtcaccacgatcgacacgaggtgccaccactaTTTGGGTGCCACTTTCGCTTGAGACACaactttgggtgcaacattcacttctcgctagatttttgttttgctgctgGTTAGAAtgtcaagtttatttttgtttcattccgatagaattctcgtgtgattgtTGCGACatcgaaataaaattgtctttaacacttagggaaatcgtgtgataagtgttaaaattgttgtagttggaatatttctacaacaggtaggaggattttgttatcgtttcggaacgtagtggaacgttttgaaagatcgcggcgaacagccGAGTAGGTGGCAATAGtgtccaacgtatagcaaatttaaaatttacacaggattttgaaaagttttgttcgagcctgtatatctgttatctgtggtacaGCTAACGTATACGCGGAACAATATCCGCGTAATACGTAATAATCCAGTCTACTCTAGttcattatcaatattttggcgattgaatattttccattttAGTCAAATTGCCTAAGTGTATGCAATTTCGTACTACGCATCTTGTACACAAACAAGTGTACATTGACAGAAAATACCAGCAAACAGCTTTTCGAATTAATACAGCTTGtcatatcattgaaaaaaatcataacgtGTTCAAGCGGCTATCATAGTCTATAGCGTtaaaagtgttagatattctgaAATCGGAAGATCGAAGTTCGTAACCGGTTATGAAAACCATCGTAGATTTTTTCTCGTTGTTGCGAATAACATCACTAAAATGTAAATTCCAGATGATGTTTTGCCCATTCTATTTTTAGCCTTTGTTCGCggtgttttcagtaatgtcagagcagatcaataactgattatgcttttcaattttgtttttgttatttggcAGTAAAATTAAACTGAGAATAAGTTTTGTTATCAACTAGAGAAATTCCATATCTCTTTTCGATTTCAGTATGCTTTTCGATATTGTATGAGTATTTATCTGTTTctgattatgatttttttttaatttctaagGCGTTCAATACTAAGCAATTTGAATATCACATCAAattcagaagaaaatgtttattttagcgctaagtggatagctttttaagaaaataaattccatttatttccacaatattaaaaatttcataactatttcccactaatgtcacgatatagtaacagacacagatactaatagtgggaggaaagtgcggtgctatctctgttgtactagtacaggtgaatcattttacatcttacaGATAACTCATTTTGATAAGTTACATTTAAATGGTTGTAACGACGACGTTGTAACTTGGAATgtttatatttacatatattcttaaactttcagctacgtttagtttccatcggttagatgtttaacataaaattttaatgtgattcgTTGTAAGTTCATAATTTTTTAAGCATGTTCAGCTATTTTTGACTCTGAATGATAAGCTTATCTAATTTCTCCGAAGTTCACTTTGTTTATATGAATcggattttttcaaagtatctCTATGGTCTTATGTAGATCCTACCATTATTCATACGGAATACCAAATTCAGaccttttagttttttttagctttccaatatcgagaatgtattttttctcgtttcttaccgcatTCTCTCCATGGGCTAGGTTATGCATTCAATGAATCGTATGGTAAAAAGCTGCCATTTTTTGCTGAtgagaatgattagaagtataacgTATAATACCTTCCGTATTAGTTAGCTTTCTATATATCAAAAAGGATAAGTTTTCCGTCTTCCTCGTGATGAAAATGTCTAAGAAGTCTGTTGTTTTTGCTTCTTCACAAGTGAATTTAATGCTTTTGTGCATTTTCTCGAATGGTGAACTACCTCACTATGTATTGAGTAGGTatttaatcaaaatgataaaattagcaaataagaaattaaaaaaTACCAATGAAATCCCCATCAGTTGAATTCATGTGATAATTATTTATACTATACCGACCTTCTTCTAAACAATGCCGAGTTTTAAGAAAAGATGCCAGTATTTATAATAATTcatctcgttcaaaattattgaaattcgtCATTTCCTATTCAAAACTTCATTATTgtcaaattttttcataaagtcgactattaaaagctgttaatgaagattacaaacagttataaatgctagtatacacaccaaaaaaatttgaatatcgcaggtgacttaatttctcacacaatgtaattcataaagacctaatttgtcaaatgacgggaaatttcatttgtaatgacttaatgttagaatagtttgaattttactggtttcgactgtaacttgcattctgctagcaggtgcgactgtatgaatttaaatgcaccttttaccaatcAAgccgatgtatgcttctgtgactcagtcgattaacagacgtacttgcgatccaatgattctcggttcaagttgcggcggttgctatcagtattctttttttattccaacgaatttcatgtcatggagttttagatacaatattaaatgttctcccacgtgaatttgcgtgaacagcgacgcttcatttatgtgcatcttgtaagatgtaaaatcacagggtttttttaagtgtgtatttaatgtttgaatataataacTGTGTGTTAGTACAACTAACGTATCTAGCCCCGTTTGAATAAAGCTAAAGTTGCATAAATGATTAAAATGTGATTTGTAATAAAACACTTATCTTAAACATAATTTCCCTTAATACAATTAGCTCAAATATACTTACCATACAAATACCTACCTTACTGTAATACACTTACATTGCGCTCGATTGTGTTGCTCATACTTACCTACTGTCAGATGAAACTGAATACATTTTTTACTTTTGTTTGAACTGTCGAAGAGTGAACAAGCATTCTTTTGCACAAAAAGAAATCTCCCTGCTGAGTATAAAAGTTCTTTTTTCTTACGAAAGTTATCGTCGTTGTCGGAGTGCTACACCGTTTAGTCCGTTCCTGCCGAGTCCCGTAAGAGAGATTGGAATTATCGTCAACAAAAATTGGTGCCGAAACCCGGGAACGAAGTTGCAGACAAAAAGGAACGGAATCGTCGTCGCCAACAAGGAGCAGCCATCTTTCTCGCTGTGGTAGCTCATGTTGGGCATAAATCTCTGGAACTGGAATTTGTCGTCGTGGATTCAGAAACAGAAAGGATCTATTTCTCGCAACATTCAACATTGTCGTCGTCGGCCGCTGCAGTGCTATTTGCTGGTAAAGTCGAAATTACCAGTTAGAAGCTGTATCGTGGAATTACACTAAGGAAATCCAATCCAGCACGTGTCTGGAAAGCAAGTTTGAGGTTACGTCGAAGGTAACGCATTACATCACAATCAGGTGGGtgcgttttatttgtatttcgtGTCCATGAGCTTGATTAAAACGTCACCGCCGAAGAAAAAGGCGATCCGTTCATATGCTACCAAATTGAAAACGCTTATGCGGCAACGTGCGAATATTCTCGGTTCGGCTGCTTTAATAAAACGATTCAATGAACAATACCAGGAGGGTCAAGTGCATCAGGTACGGGTGCGGATAGACTCTCTCGATCAACTTTGGGCAGATTTTGCGAGTGTCCAAGATGATATTGAGGAAATTGAGCATCGTGCGGACGGTGACGGTGAAATCGAATTGACTTTATCTGATGAACGAATCCAATTTCAGGATCTTTACTTTGACCTCAAAGCCTCTCTTATTAGTAAATTACCTGACTGTAGGCCTGCCACTGAGCAACCAGTACCTCGCCCGCAACCAGCTCCGTTACATTCTGTACGTTTACCGGAAATTAACATACCTGATTTTTCTGGAAATCCATCAGAATGGATTGCCTTTCGAGATATATTCAAGTCCATGATTAATGCTAGCGTTCATTTGTCACCTGTACAGAAAATGCATTATCTGAAAGCAGCTCTTCGAGGTGAAGCTGCTCGTATAGTCGCTAATTTGGAGGTAAATGCTGATAATTTTTTGGTCGCATGGAAATCGGTTTGTGAGCGGTATGATAACCCGAATTTAttactcaaacatcatttttcggCCTTGTTCACTATTCCTAGTGTTAGAAAGGCTTCTTCGTCTGCTTTGTACGATCTTGTAGACGAATTCGATCACCATGTAGGTGTGTTGGAGAAATTAGACACACCAGCGAATCTTTGGAATACTGTTCTCGTTGAAAGCTTGAGTAAGCGTCTTGATCCAGTAACGTTAAAGGAATGGGAAAATACTTGTGAAGGGGATGCAAGACCTACTTATCagaatttaattgattttgtTCGGAAAACATCAAGAGTATTACAGTCAGTTAAATTGCTGCACAATTGCAATCAAACCGCTGATGTTAAGCCTGTTAAGTCCAAACCGATTTCTGCACATATAACGGCTGATGCCACGATTAAATGCCAATTGTGTAAATATGCTCATCCACTGTTCAAATGCGATCAATTTCTCGGAATGGAAGTCAAGCAGCGTTTTGAGTTGGTGAAGAAGCATGGATTGTGTATTAATTGTCTGAAGGGATCACATATAGCAAAGAATTGTAGCAGCGGTTGCTGCAGAAATTGTTCAAAGAAGCACCACACATTGTTGCATTTGCCCCCCCTTACTGGAGCCACAAAAACTTCAACACAAACATCTTTAGCGTGTTCAGTTGTGTCTAACAACTCTATTTCTTCAGAACAACAGTTGTCGCATGCAAGTTCGTTCGCATCACAATCGTGCCCTTCACCACCTCCGCCGCAAGTTGTCACGCGTTCGTCGGATCCGGTAACGGCTTTTTCGTATTCGGTCGTCGTTGCTCCCTCCTCGTCGCCGGTTGGTTCGTTCGCGAAGTGTTTGGCAAATAATTTTGATAAACAATCTCCTCCTATGGCTTCATACATATCTCCGAAGAAGGACACTGCTAACGAGAATGAGGTATTTCTGTCAACTGTTGTTGTGAAAGTTAAAGACATTGCTGGTAATTCTCACTTCATTCGTGGAATTTTGGATAGTTGTTCCCAAGCAAATTTCATTTCGGAGGCCCTTGCCAGAAGGCTCGAATTGAAACGTAATAAGACAAACATGGATGTAAGCGGCATTGGGCAAGGAGTTGTccatattcgttcgaaagtgcaTATGAAAATTTCCTCACGTTTTGGAAAATTTGAATACTCTCTGGAATGTCTCGTTATTCCACATATTACTGTGACTCTTCCAAGCAAGCACATCGATATTTCGCGTTGGAATATTCCTGCCAATATACCGTTAGCTGATCCGCGCTTTAACATAAGTGCTGGTGTCGACCTGCTCATCGGAGCAGACATTTTCTATTCACTGCTTGAAAGCCATAAAGTACTTTTGTCCGAGGGCTACCCAACCCTGCAGCGCACAGTCTTCGGATACGTCGTAGCTGGAAAGCTATTGAAGTCGTCCAATTCCTCGCCGATTTGCATCGTGAGCGCTTCAAAGGTTTTGGATTCTGCATTACAGCGTTTCTGGGAGGTGGAAAACTTCGATAATGACAAGACTATGACTCCCTTGGAGCAGGCATGTGAATCGCATTTCAAGGAAACGGTTTCTAGATCAGAAGACGGTCGTTATGTGGTTCGTCTTCCGTTGCGCGAAGAGCTCCTACCCTTCCTGGGAGAGTCGTACGCGGTAGCTCAACGTAGATTTTTAGCAATCGAGAGAAAATTCTCTGGGAACAAGGAGTTCAAAATGGAATACGTATCGTTTATGGAGGAATATCGCAATCTGGGCCATATGGAGTTGAGTCCTCGAGCCGAACATCCCCAGTTTGTCCTGCCACACCATGCCATTCATCGTCCAGAGAGTTCGACCACGAAGACACGAATAGTATTTGACGCCACATGCAAGGGTACCACACAATTGTCGCTAAATGATATTTTACTCGTCGGGCCGATTGTGCAGCCATCGTTGCTCACCATCGTGTTGAATTTCAGATCACCAAAATTCGTCTTTATAGCAGACATCGAAAAAATGTTTCGCCAAGTGTGGGTTCATCCAGCGGATCGCAAACTGCAGCAGGTTCTTTGGAGATCGGACACATCACAGCCTGTACACCGGTACCAGCTAACTACGATCACGTATGGAACTGCAAGTGCTCCATATTTAGCAACTCGTGTGCTCAATCAACTAGCAGAGGACGAAGGTGCAAAATTTCCGCTTGGTGCCAGAATCATTCGAGAGGGATTTTACGTAGACGATGTGCTTACCGGTAGTGATGACATTGATGAATTGATAGAATCAAGCAAACAACTCTCGCAGCCTTTAGAGTTGGCTGGTTTTCGATTAAGAAAATGGTGTTCTAACAAACCGCAGATAATAGCTCACATACCCGATCAGTTGAAGGAATCTTTACCGTTAACGGAAATCGACCGTTCTACCACTGTCAAGACACTGGGTCTGCTGTGGTCGCATGATTCGGATCATTTTGGGTTCAAAATTCCTCATCTTCCGAAGTTGAGCACTGTAAGCAAGAGAATTGTAGTATCAGAGATGGCTCAGCTGTTTGATCCTCTTGGACTGGTGGGAGCTGTCATAGTGAGTGCCAAGATATTCGTACAGCAGCTGTGGGCAATGAACCTTTcgtgggatgaagaactgccgGCTAAACAACGAGATTGGTGGTTCAATCTCCGGAATGAGATTACTAAATTGGCAGAGCTACAAATACCTCGACGGGTCATAGCAAACACTGAACATCGATTTGCCTTGCATTGTTTCTGTGATGCGTCACAGCGTGGCTACGGCGCTTGCGTCTATGTTGTATCGTCGGACGCTTCTGAAGTCTTACACAGCTATTTGCTCATCTCAAAATCTCGCGTCGCTCCTCTTCGGGGTCTCACAATACCGAAGCTAGAATTGTGTGCTGCGCTACTTGGAAGCCAGCTTGTAGCTCAAGTGGTAAAAACATCTCAGTTCAATGAGACTGTAACTTTCTGGACAGATTCCAGCATTGTTTTACACTGGATCAAATCACCTCCGACATCGTGGAAAGTTTTTGTGTCAAACAGAATGGCGGAGATACAGAAACTAACAGAAATGGATAGCTGGCGTTATGTTCCAACTCATTTAAACCCAGCTGATCGACTTTCCAGAGGAACACTACCTTCGCTCGTACTTCACGATTCTCTATGGTGGCATGGACCTGATTTTCTCGTGCTACGCTCGACGCCGTGGCCAGAGAATATTGTGAGACTAACAAAAGCTGATGAACTAAGTACAGAAGCAGAAGCTCGGAAGGTGTTAACGTGTACAGTATCTGAAGTTGTAAACCCTATTATTTCTTGTTACTCCGATCTTGGAAAGCTTTTAAGAATCGCTAGCTATTGCCTGCGATTTTGTCGAAACAGTAAACGTTCAAATGAACCTCGTGTTGTTGGCCCTCTGCATCCTACAGAAGTTGATGCCGCCTTGAAATCGCTTATACGCTCGGTGCAGTCTGTTGAGTTCGCAGAGGAAATTCGTTATCTTATTTCAACTCCTTGTCGGGTCCTTACGAGTAAGGATAGAAAACTGAAATCATCAATCAAGGCTTACAATCCGGTTTTGGATGAGACTGGACTCCTGCGAATTTCGGGACGGCTGGTGAACATGCGTGTTTCTTTGGATACAAGAGCACCAATTTTACTTCCTGCAAATCATCACTTAACATTGCTCATCGCTCGCTCTATACACATTAGAACCCTCCACGGAGGACCAACACTTCTTCTCGCTACAATGAGACAAAGGTTCTGGCCAGTACGAGGAAGAGACTTGGCTCGCAAAGTCGTACATCAATGTGTTACTTGTTTCAGATGCTCTCCCCAACCAACTGAGCAATTCATGGCACCTCTTCCGACTGTACGAGTGACCCAGGCACGAGTGTTTTCAAATAGTGGCTTGGACTACTGCGGTCCATTCAACATTCGTCCGTTGTATGGGAGAGGAGCAAACGTTAAAGTTTACGTCGCGGTGTTCGTATGTATGGTGGTGAAGGCGGTACACCTCGAAGTCGTAACTAATTTGTCGGCGGTCGCGTGTATAAATGCGGTAAAACGTTT
This genomic window contains:
- the LOC131429350 gene encoding uncharacterized protein LOC131429350 — encoded protein: MSLIKTSPPKKKAIRSYATKLKTLMRQRANILGSAALIKRFNEQYQEGQVHQVRVRIDSLDQLWADFASVQDDIEEIEHRADGDEQQLSHASSFASQSCPSPPPPQVVTRSSDPVTAFSYSVVVAPSSSPVGSFAKCLANNFDKQSPPMASYISPKKDTANENEVFLSTVVVKVKDIAGNSHFIRGILDSCSQANFISEALARRLELKRNKTNMDVSGIGQGVVHIRSKVHMKISSRFGKFEYSLECLVIPHITVTLPSKHIDISRWNIPANIPLADPRFNISAGVDLLIGADIFYSLLESHKVLLSEGYPTLQRTVFGYVVAGKLLKSSNSSPICIVSASKVLDSALQRFWEVENFDNDKTMTPLEQACESHFKETVSRSEDGRYVVRLPLREELLPFLGESYAVAQRRFLAIERKFSGNKEFKMEYVSFMEEYRNLGHMELSPRAEHPQFVLPHHAIHRPESSTTKTRIVFDATCKGTTQLSLNDILLVGPIVQPSLLTIVLNFRSPKFVFIADIEKMFRQVWVHPADRKLQQVLWRSDTSQPVHRYQLTTITYGTASAPYLATRVLNQLAEDEGAKFPLGARIIREGFYVDDVLTGSDDIDELIESSKQLSQPLELAGFRLRKWCSNKPQIIAHIPDQLKESLPLTEIDRSTTVKTLGLLWSHDSDHFGFKIPHLPKLSTVSKRIVVSEMAQLFDPLGLVGAVIVSAKIFVQQLWAMNLSWDEELPAKQRDWWFNLRNEITKLAELQIPRRVIANTEHRFALHCFCDASQRGYGACVYVVSSDASEVLHSYLLISKSRVAPLRGLTIPKLELCAALLGSQLVAQVEMKRGIQDFWKRWSRDYVSELHQRSKWQYVRDEVKVGSLVLLKQENAPPLQWNLGRIVTATPGDDGHVRVVEVRTAKGIYKRAITEVYLLPLDAQESVSSKRSTTTIKDGSYE